The following coding sequences lie in one Phycicoccus duodecadis genomic window:
- the ftsE gene encoding cell division ATP-binding protein FtsE, which produces MIRFENVTKVYPRSTRAAVDDVSVGIERGEFVFVVGPSGSGKSTMLRLALREEAATSGLVLVSGHDLGRMPMRQVPRLRREMGAVFQDFRLLPNKTVHENVAYALQVIGKPRHAIRQLVPETLEMVGLAGKEKRFPHQLSGGEQQRVAIARAVVNRPQILLCDEPTGNLDQAISLDIVRLLERINRTGTTIVMATHDHDIVNDLKRRVIQLEDGRVVRDEQGGSYHRSADETEED; this is translated from the coding sequence ATGATCCGCTTCGAGAACGTCACGAAGGTCTACCCGAGGTCGACGCGCGCCGCCGTCGACGACGTCAGCGTCGGCATCGAGCGCGGGGAGTTCGTCTTCGTCGTCGGCCCCTCCGGCTCGGGCAAGTCCACGATGCTGCGCCTCGCCCTGCGCGAGGAGGCCGCCACCAGCGGGCTCGTCCTGGTCTCGGGCCACGACCTCGGCAGGATGCCGATGCGCCAGGTGCCCCGGCTCCGGCGCGAGATGGGCGCGGTGTTCCAGGACTTCCGGCTGCTGCCCAACAAGACCGTGCACGAGAACGTCGCCTACGCCCTGCAGGTCATCGGCAAGCCGCGGCACGCCATCCGCCAGCTGGTGCCCGAGACCCTCGAGATGGTGGGCCTGGCCGGCAAGGAGAAGCGCTTCCCGCACCAGCTCTCCGGCGGTGAGCAGCAGCGCGTGGCCATCGCCCGCGCCGTGGTGAACCGCCCGCAGATCCTGCTGTGCGACGAGCCCACGGGCAACCTCGACCAGGCCATCAGCCTCGACATCGTGCGGCTGCTGGAGCGGATCAACCGCACCGGCACCACGATCGTCATGGCGACCCACGACCACGACATCGTCAACGACCTCAAGCGTCGCGTCATCCAGCTCGAGGACGGGCGGGTGGTCCGCGACGAGCAGGGCGGCTCCTACCACCGCAGCGCCGACGAGACCGAGGAGGACTGA
- a CDS encoding TY-Chap domain-containing protein: MGPASPGDPAPTTWAAWEQHLVGAVLSLPDGGSVEVAAPPGHARLARASLGRRFRWLVGARRRPGSPSARLVRVEDHLRGHWAGAERLGGPFPWSREEVEAIQALGWHSPTATDGEDFLRFWPDDVAQGPFLPPEDARRAAAALAGTFRAVLGVEEPELPTVRRG, from the coding sequence GTGGGCCCGGCCTCACCCGGCGACCCGGCCCCCACGACCTGGGCGGCCTGGGAGCAGCACCTCGTCGGCGCCGTCCTGAGCCTGCCCGACGGCGGGTCGGTGGAGGTGGCCGCACCGCCCGGGCACGCGCGCCTGGCCCGGGCGAGCCTCGGCCGCCGGTTCCGCTGGCTGGTCGGCGCCCGCCGCCGCCCCGGCTCGCCCTCGGCCCGCCTGGTGCGCGTCGAGGACCACCTGCGCGGGCACTGGGCCGGCGCCGAGCGGCTCGGCGGCCCGTTCCCGTGGTCGCGCGAGGAGGTGGAGGCCATCCAGGCCCTCGGCTGGCACTCGCCCACCGCCACCGACGGCGAGGACTTCCTGCGGTTCTGGCCCGACGACGTCGCCCAGGGGCCCTTCCTGCCCCCGGAGGACGCGCGGCGGGCCGCGGCCGCGCTGGCCGGCACCTTCCGCGCGGTGCTGGGTGTCGAGGAGCCCGAGCTGCCCACCGTCCGCCGCGGGTGA
- the prfB gene encoding peptide chain release factor 2 — protein sequence MATDFTQELKDLRATMSSVREVTDLSSLEATIADFERQASDPHLWDDQEKAQVVTSGLSRAKAEHDRITGMDARIDDLEALVEMGQEENDAETLAEAEKELVGVRKAVGELEVRTLLSGEYDERAAVVTIRAGAGGVDAADFAEMLMRMYLRWAERHHYPVKVLDTSYAEEAGLKSATFEVDVPYAYGNLSVEAGTHRLVRISPFDNQGRRQTSFAAVEVVPLIEQTDTIEIPENDLKIDVFRSSGPGGQSVNTTDSAVRMTHLPTGTVVSMQNEKSQIQNRAAALRVMQSRLLLLKKAEEAAERKELAGDVKASWGEQMRSYVLHPYQMVKDLRTEHEVGNTSGVFDGDIDGFIETGIRWRIAQEKAEA from the coding sequence GTGGCCACCGACTTCACCCAGGAGCTCAAGGACCTCCGCGCGACGATGTCGTCCGTGCGCGAGGTCACCGACCTCAGCAGCCTCGAGGCGACCATCGCCGACTTCGAGCGGCAGGCCTCCGACCCCCACCTCTGGGACGACCAGGAGAAGGCGCAGGTCGTCACCTCCGGGCTATCCCGCGCCAAGGCCGAGCACGACCGCATCACCGGGATGGACGCGCGCATCGACGACCTCGAGGCGCTGGTCGAGATGGGCCAGGAGGAGAACGACGCCGAGACCCTGGCCGAGGCCGAGAAGGAGCTCGTCGGGGTCCGCAAGGCCGTCGGCGAGCTCGAGGTGCGCACCCTGCTGTCGGGCGAGTACGACGAGCGCGCCGCCGTCGTCACCATCCGCGCCGGCGCCGGGGGCGTCGACGCCGCCGACTTCGCCGAGATGCTGATGCGGATGTACCTGCGCTGGGCCGAGCGCCACCACTACCCGGTGAAGGTCCTCGACACCTCCTACGCCGAGGAGGCCGGCCTGAAGTCGGCCACCTTCGAGGTCGACGTGCCCTACGCCTACGGCAACCTCAGCGTCGAGGCCGGCACCCACCGCCTCGTGCGGATCAGCCCGTTCGACAACCAGGGACGCCGCCAGACCAGCTTCGCCGCGGTCGAGGTCGTGCCGCTCATCGAGCAGACCGACACCATCGAGATCCCCGAGAACGACCTCAAGATCGACGTCTTCCGCTCCAGCGGCCCCGGCGGCCAGTCGGTCAACACCACCGACTCCGCCGTCCGGATGACCCACCTGCCCACCGGCACCGTGGTGTCGATGCAGAACGAGAAGAGCCAGATCCAGAACCGCGCCGCCGCCCTGCGCGTCATGCAGTCGCGGCTGCTGCTGCTCAAGAAGGCCGAGGAGGCCGCCGAGCGCAAGGAGCTCGCGGGCGACGTCAAGGCCAGCTGGGGCGAGCAGATGCGCTCGTACGTGCTACACCCGTACCAGATGGTCAAGGACCTGCGCACCGAGCACGAGGTCGGCAACACCTCCGGCGTCTTCGACGGCGACATCGACGGCTTCATCGAGACCGGCATCCGCTGGCGGATCGCGCAGGAGAAGGCCGAGGCCTGA
- a CDS encoding pilus assembly protein TadG-related protein, translating to MSAAGPRPTRRAPRDERGTISLYILGLAVIAMVLIAGTVAVTSAHLSRMRMLDVADGAALAAANALDDAAYQQGVGDVVPLSDASVRQRAAQYVESVERPDSILGWRLAPGTGSPDGRTAVVALTGRAALPMIGPALADLGVSIRITVVSSARSDVVTP from the coding sequence GTGAGCGCCGCCGGCCCGCGGCCGACCCGCCGCGCCCCGCGCGACGAGCGCGGCACCATCAGCCTCTACATCCTGGGGCTGGCCGTGATCGCCATGGTGCTCATCGCCGGCACCGTGGCCGTCACCTCGGCCCACCTCTCGCGGATGCGCATGCTCGACGTCGCCGACGGGGCCGCCCTCGCCGCGGCGAACGCGCTCGACGACGCGGCCTACCAGCAGGGCGTCGGCGACGTGGTGCCGCTCAGCGACGCCTCCGTGCGGCAGCGCGCCGCGCAGTACGTCGAGAGCGTCGAGCGGCCCGACTCCATCCTCGGATGGCGGCTCGCGCCCGGCACCGGCAGCCCCGACGGCCGCACCGCCGTGGTCGCGCTCACCGGCCGGGCCGCGCTGCCCATGATCGGCCCCGCGCTCGCGGACCTCGGCGTCAGCATCCGCATCACGGTCGTCTCCAGCGCCCGCTCCGACGTCGTCACGCCCTGA
- a CDS encoding pilus assembly protein TadE, which yields MTPPTTPRAHRRDERGSAVVEFVTLGVLLLVPLVYLVMALARVQAGAFAVSQAARESGRAFVTTDAGQDATARARAAAAVAFADHRFEEVGTLELVCDGTPCLRPDGRVRTTATVRVPLPLVPAFVRDAVPASIPVSASQVSTVDRFRVLP from the coding sequence GTGACACCGCCGACCACGCCGCGGGCGCACCGCCGCGACGAGCGCGGGAGTGCCGTCGTCGAGTTCGTGACCCTGGGCGTCCTGTTGCTGGTCCCGCTCGTCTACCTCGTCATGGCCCTGGCCCGCGTGCAGGCGGGGGCGTTCGCGGTCAGCCAGGCCGCGCGCGAGTCGGGGCGCGCCTTCGTGACGACCGACGCGGGGCAGGACGCCACCGCCCGGGCGCGGGCCGCGGCGGCCGTCGCGTTCGCCGACCACCGCTTCGAGGAGGTCGGCACCCTCGAGCTGGTCTGCGACGGCACCCCGTGCCTACGGCCGGACGGGCGCGTCCGCACGACGGCGACGGTCCGCGTCCCGCTGCCGCTGGTGCCGGCCTTCGTGCGCGACGCCGTGCCCGCCAGCATCCCGGTGTCGGCCAGCCAGGTCTCGACCGTCGACCGTTTCCGGGTCCTGCCGTGA
- a CDS encoding TadE family protein, producing MSGVPRDEAGAAVVDFSMVSVLLLAIFLGVVQLGLALHARNTLIACAAEGARYGARADAVPGAAVRRTEELVSASLSPRYARSVTSRESMFDGVRVVEVRVVAPVPVLGLLGPDGSLDVVGRAFEEDQ from the coding sequence GTGTCCGGCGTCCCCCGGGACGAGGCGGGCGCGGCAGTCGTCGACTTCTCGATGGTCTCGGTCCTGCTGCTCGCGATCTTCCTCGGTGTGGTGCAGCTCGGCCTGGCGCTGCACGCCCGCAACACCCTCATCGCGTGTGCGGCCGAGGGTGCTCGGTACGGCGCGCGGGCGGACGCCGTCCCGGGGGCGGCCGTGCGGCGCACCGAGGAGCTGGTCAGCGCGTCCCTGTCACCCCGCTACGCGCGTTCGGTGACCTCGCGAGAGTCGATGTTCGACGGCGTACGGGTGGTGGAGGTCCGCGTCGTCGCGCCGGTGCCGGTGCTGGGTCTGCTCGGGCCGGACGGCTCGCTCGACGTCGTGGGGCGGGCCTTCGAGGAGGACCAGTGA
- a CDS encoding type II secretion system F family protein — MSDLGRDGALLGLVAGVGLLLMWAGLPRNRRPGLAARVLPYLRDTPRPSALLGDGPARGLLSVVAVPVLGDLARGVERVLGGAASVRSRQLRAGLRPDVDRFRAEQVLWGVAGAVAGAAFGTLSALTRDGSVVTVLLLTGLGFGLGVAAADYLLSSRATRRERRMLAEFPTIAELLALSVGAGEGAIGALERVCRLSEGELATELRSCLADARAGANLPSALQGLADRTGLPSLRRFVDGVVVAVERGTPLADVLRAQAQDVREEGRRSLMEAGGRKEIVMMVPVVFLILPVTVLFAVFPGFSFFRFTL; from the coding sequence ATGAGCGACCTCGGCCGCGACGGCGCGCTGCTCGGTCTGGTGGCCGGCGTGGGCCTGCTCCTGATGTGGGCCGGGCTGCCGCGCAACCGCCGCCCCGGCCTGGCCGCCCGCGTCCTGCCCTACCTGCGAGACACCCCGCGCCCGTCGGCACTGCTCGGCGACGGCCCCGCGCGGGGCCTCCTCTCGGTCGTCGCCGTCCCCGTGCTCGGCGACCTGGCCCGCGGGGTCGAGCGGGTGCTCGGCGGCGCCGCGTCCGTCCGCAGCCGGCAGCTGCGGGCCGGGCTGCGCCCCGACGTCGACCGCTTCCGCGCCGAGCAGGTGCTGTGGGGGGTGGCCGGTGCCGTGGCGGGCGCCGCCTTCGGCACCCTCTCGGCGCTCACCCGCGACGGCTCGGTCGTCACCGTCCTCCTGCTGACCGGCCTCGGGTTCGGGCTCGGCGTCGCCGCGGCCGACTACCTCCTCAGCAGCCGCGCCACCCGCCGCGAGCGCCGGATGCTGGCCGAGTTCCCCACCATCGCCGAGCTGCTCGCCCTCTCGGTGGGCGCCGGCGAGGGCGCCATCGGGGCCCTCGAGCGGGTCTGCCGGCTCTCGGAGGGCGAGCTCGCCACCGAGCTGCGCAGCTGCCTGGCCGACGCCCGGGCCGGGGCCAACCTGCCCAGTGCCCTCCAGGGGCTGGCCGACCGCACCGGCCTGCCGAGCCTGCGCCGGTTCGTCGACGGGGTCGTCGTGGCGGTCGAGCGCGGCACGCCGCTGGCCGACGTGCTCCGGGCCCAGGCGCAGGACGTCCGGGAGGAGGGGCGGCGTTCCCTGATGGAGGCCGGCGGGCGCAAGGAGATCGTGATGATGGTTCCGGTGGTCTTCCTGATCCTCCCCGTCACGGTCCTGTTCGCCGTCTTCCCCGGCTTCAGCTTCTTCCGCTTCACCCTGTGA
- a CDS encoding type II secretion system F family protein — MTGVVLGLGLGVGLFLIWWSCWVPEPGERRRPRMPGPFARLADDVVQAGFAGLTLRMLLVACVVAFVLVLAIVRFTVGVLPIALCFALMAAAAPVALVRRRARRRRSALRDLWPDAVDNITSAVRAGMALPEALAQLGERGPEELREPFRRFGDDYRLTGRFSDCLDRLKERLSDPVGDRLVESLRIAREVGGSDLGRLLRTLSVFLREDARTRAELETRQSWTVNAARLATAAPWFVLAMLSTNPESVAAYSRPLGAAVLLVGGAVTAGAYWLMVRLGRLPEDQRVLR; from the coding sequence ATGACCGGTGTCGTGCTCGGGCTCGGGCTCGGCGTGGGGCTGTTCCTCATCTGGTGGAGCTGCTGGGTCCCCGAGCCGGGGGAGCGCCGCCGCCCGCGGATGCCCGGCCCGTTCGCCCGTCTGGCCGACGACGTGGTGCAGGCGGGCTTCGCCGGGCTGACCCTGCGGATGCTGTTGGTCGCGTGCGTGGTGGCCTTCGTCCTGGTGCTGGCCATCGTGCGGTTCACCGTGGGCGTGCTGCCGATCGCGCTGTGCTTCGCCCTGATGGCCGCGGCCGCCCCCGTGGCGCTGGTCCGGCGGCGTGCCCGCCGGCGGCGTTCGGCGCTGCGCGACCTCTGGCCCGACGCCGTCGACAACATCACCTCGGCCGTGCGCGCCGGGATGGCCCTGCCGGAGGCGCTGGCCCAGCTCGGCGAGCGCGGCCCCGAGGAGCTGCGCGAGCCGTTCCGGCGCTTCGGCGACGACTACCGGCTGACCGGCCGCTTCTCCGACTGCCTCGACCGTCTCAAGGAGCGGCTCAGCGACCCGGTCGGCGACCGGCTGGTCGAGTCGCTGCGCATCGCCCGAGAGGTCGGGGGGAGTGACCTCGGGCGGCTCCTGCGCACCCTGTCGGTCTTCCTGCGCGAAGACGCCCGCACCCGGGCCGAGCTCGAGACCCGGCAGTCCTGGACGGTCAACGCGGCCCGGCTCGCGACCGCCGCACCGTGGTTCGTGCTCGCGATGCTGTCGACCAACCCCGAGTCGGTGGCCGCCTACTCGCGCCCCCTCGGGGCGGCCGTGCTCCTGGTGGGCGGCGCGGTCACGGCCGGGGCCTACTGGCTGATGGTGCGCCTCGGCCGCCTGCCCGAGGACCAGCGGGTGCTGCGATGA
- a CDS encoding CpaF family protein — MDAVRTLEGEVRELIRRSGLDPVRDEPAVRRLVRDAVSDYDSRSVHGGMALLPDLDEASKSLWDSIIGYGPLQQYFDDPHVEEIWVNQPSRVFVARDGVAELTTTLLTHEQVRDLVERMLKSSGRRVDLSSPFVDAVLPDGSRLHVVIPDITREDWYVNIRKFVVKADSMDDLVRLGTLTPQAARFLEAAVVAGLNILVAGGTQAGKTTLLNCLAASVPARERVVTCEEVFELRIPHRDVAAMQCRQPSLEGTGEIPLRRLVKEALRMRPSRIIVGEVRQAESLDLLIALNSGLPGMCTIHANSAREAVTKMCTLPLLAGENVSARFVVPTVAASVDLVVHAALERDGRRTVREIAAVPGRAEQDVVEIAELFVRRGRELVRADGFPPHADRFERAGFDLAALLARDPS; from the coding sequence ATGGATGCCGTCCGCACGCTCGAGGGAGAGGTCCGTGAGCTCATCCGGCGGTCCGGGTTGGACCCGGTCCGGGACGAGCCGGCGGTGCGACGGCTCGTGCGGGATGCCGTGTCCGACTACGACTCGCGGTCGGTGCACGGCGGGATGGCGCTGCTACCTGACCTCGACGAGGCGTCGAAGTCGCTGTGGGACAGCATCATCGGCTACGGCCCGCTGCAGCAGTACTTCGACGACCCGCACGTCGAGGAGATCTGGGTCAACCAGCCGTCGCGGGTGTTCGTGGCGCGCGACGGGGTCGCCGAGCTGACGACGACGCTGCTGACGCACGAGCAGGTGCGCGACCTGGTCGAGCGGATGCTGAAGTCCTCCGGCCGGCGGGTCGACCTCAGCTCGCCGTTCGTCGACGCCGTGCTCCCCGACGGCAGCCGCCTCCATGTGGTCATCCCCGACATCACCCGCGAGGACTGGTACGTCAACATCCGCAAGTTCGTCGTCAAGGCCGACTCGATGGACGACCTCGTGCGGCTCGGCACCCTGACCCCGCAGGCCGCGCGCTTCCTCGAGGCCGCGGTCGTGGCGGGCTTGAACATCCTGGTCGCCGGCGGGACGCAAGCAGGGAAGACGACCCTCTTGAACTGCTTGGCCGCCTCGGTGCCGGCGCGCGAGCGGGTGGTGACCTGCGAGGAGGTCTTCGAGCTGCGCATCCCGCACCGCGACGTCGCCGCGATGCAGTGCCGCCAGCCCTCGTTGGAGGGCACCGGCGAGATCCCGCTGCGCCGCCTGGTGAAGGAGGCGCTGCGGATGCGCCCCTCGCGGATCATCGTCGGCGAGGTGCGCCAGGCCGAGAGCCTCGACCTGCTCATCGCTCTGAACTCGGGGTTGCCCGGCATGTGCACCATCCACGCCAACAGCGCCCGCGAGGCCGTGACCAAGATGTGCACGCTCCCGCTGCTGGCGGGCGAGAACGTGTCGGCCCGCTTCGTGGTCCCGACCGTGGCGGCGTCGGTCGACCTCGTGGTGCACGCCGCCCTCGAGCGCGACGGCCGGCGCACGGTGCGTGAGATCGCGGCCGTCCCCGGCCGGGCCGAGCAGGACGTCGTCGAGATCGCCGAGCTCTTCGTCCGGCGCGGGCGCGAGCTGGTGCGGGCCGACGGCTTCCCGCCGCACGCCGACCGGTTCGAGCGCGCCGGGTTCGACCTCGCGGCCCTGCTGGCGCGGGATCCGTCATGA
- a CDS encoding amidohydrolase has protein sequence MDHTATMLESGGPHVPEVAHLVLVTAARIVTQAGPDAEAMVLFGDRVLATGSAEQMSRLAPDAPRDDYGDATVVPGFNDAHQHLTMMAAQTSGLDLSAPQLDSPDALAAAITRHAASLPADGWMVASRYDHVRSSAGQRLTRAELDAAVPDHPAIVVHIGAHWGVANSLALAAAGLDDSSVAPPGGELGRDADGRLDGFVSEQPLFDFVYPSLAAGEPIVPPTPVDELVPAILASAEKMLAAGITSVCDAMVGPRELQLLQGARDRGLPLRVNALLTFPHLPALTEVGLRDGFGDEWLRIGGIKAFVDGAVAGRSCAVAEPFEGTDDTGLLTVTAEQLQDLVGRATAAGTRLAVHANGERAIEMVLDALERVAATGVLMLRHRIEHCSIVTPSIVERMKRLDLIAVPFGSYAYFHGDKLLQWYGADRLERMFAHRSLRDAGITVAGSSDYPCGPWEPLLGLQSCVTRRSATGRDVGPSQRLSVREALELYTVGSAASSGEDGVKGRLAPGFLADFTVLDGDLMTVDPDRIGAVRVRATWVGGVRRWAA, from the coding sequence ATGGACCACACTGCGACCATGCTCGAGAGCGGGGGGCCGCACGTACCCGAGGTCGCACACCTGGTGCTGGTGACCGCGGCTCGGATCGTCACCCAGGCCGGCCCCGACGCCGAGGCCATGGTGCTCTTCGGCGACCGCGTGCTCGCGACCGGCTCGGCCGAGCAGATGTCGCGGCTGGCGCCCGACGCGCCGCGCGACGACTACGGGGACGCCACGGTCGTCCCGGGGTTCAACGACGCGCACCAGCACCTGACGATGATGGCCGCACAGACCTCCGGGCTGGACCTCTCGGCCCCCCAGCTGGACAGCCCCGACGCGCTGGCCGCCGCCATCACCCGGCACGCCGCCTCGCTCCCTGCCGACGGGTGGATGGTCGCGAGCCGCTACGACCACGTCCGCAGCAGCGCCGGGCAGCGGCTGACCCGGGCCGAGCTCGACGCGGCCGTGCCCGACCACCCGGCGATCGTCGTGCACATCGGTGCGCACTGGGGGGTCGCGAACTCCTTGGCACTGGCCGCGGCAGGGCTGGACGACAGCTCGGTGGCGCCCCCTGGCGGGGAGCTCGGCCGGGATGCCGACGGCCGGCTCGACGGGTTCGTCTCCGAGCAACCGCTCTTCGACTTCGTCTACCCATCGCTGGCCGCCGGGGAGCCGATCGTGCCGCCGACGCCGGTCGACGAGCTCGTCCCGGCGATCCTCGCCAGTGCCGAGAAGATGCTCGCCGCGGGCATCACGTCCGTGTGTGACGCCATGGTCGGCCCGCGCGAGCTGCAGCTCCTGCAGGGGGCTCGGGACCGGGGACTCCCCCTGCGGGTGAACGCCCTGCTGACCTTCCCGCACCTGCCGGCGCTGACCGAGGTGGGGCTCCGGGACGGCTTCGGCGACGAGTGGCTGCGGATCGGCGGCATCAAGGCCTTCGTCGACGGTGCCGTGGCCGGCCGGTCGTGCGCGGTGGCCGAGCCGTTCGAGGGCACCGACGACACCGGCCTCCTCACCGTGACCGCGGAGCAGCTCCAGGACCTGGTGGGCCGCGCCACGGCGGCGGGGACCCGGCTGGCGGTGCACGCCAACGGCGAGCGCGCCATCGAGATGGTCCTGGACGCCCTGGAGCGGGTGGCGGCCACCGGGGTTCTGATGCTGCGCCACCGGATCGAGCACTGCTCGATCGTCACGCCGTCGATCGTGGAACGGATGAAGCGGCTCGACCTCATCGCCGTGCCGTTCGGCAGCTACGCCTACTTCCACGGCGACAAGCTGCTGCAGTGGTACGGCGCCGACCGGCTGGAGCGCATGTTCGCCCACCGCTCCCTGCGGGACGCCGGCATCACCGTCGCAGGATCCTCGGACTACCCGTGCGGGCCGTGGGAGCCGCTGCTGGGGCTGCAGAGCTGCGTGACCCGGCGCAGCGCCACCGGGCGCGACGTCGGCCCGAGCCAGCGGCTGTCGGTCCGGGAGGCGCTCGAGCTCTACACCGTCGGGTCGGCCGCGTCGTCCGGGGAGGACGGGGTGAAGGGCCGTCTCGCACCGGGCTTCCTCGCGGACTTCACCGTGCTGGACGGGGACCTGATGACCGTGGACCCCGACCGGATCGGGGCCGTGCGGGTGAGGGCGACGTGGGTGGGCGGGGTCCGCCGCTGGGCTGCCTGA